One part of the Sphingobium yanoikuyae genome encodes these proteins:
- the gudD gene encoding glucarate dehydratase, translating to MLDTIFPAHTFSGAPVVTDMKVIPVAGRDSMLLNLSGAHAPFFTRNIVILTDNAGNSGVGEVPGGEKIRQTLEDARELIVGKGIGTYANILNVMRTTFADRDSGGRGLQTFDLRTTIHAVTAVESAMLDLLGQHLGVPVAALLGEGQQRDKVEMLGYLFFVGDRNKTDLPYGDGSGATDDWTRLRHEEALTPESIRRFAEAAYERYGFKDFKLKGGVLSGDEEIEAVTAIARRFPDARVTLDPNGAWSLEEAVRLCKGRGDVLAYAEDPCGAENGYSGREIMAEFRRATGLPTATNMIATDWRQMAHALALQSVDIPLADPHFWTMQGSVRVAQTCRDWGLTWGSHSNNHFDISLAMFTHVGAAAPGKVTAIDTHWIWQDGQNLTREPLKIEGGLVAVPERPGLGIELDMDAVEAAHQLYKKYGLGARDDAMAMQYLVPNWTFDNKKPCLVR from the coding sequence ATGCTTGACACAATTTTCCCCGCTCACACCTTCAGCGGCGCCCCTGTCGTCACCGACATGAAGGTGATCCCCGTCGCCGGGCGCGACAGCATGCTGCTGAACCTTTCCGGCGCCCATGCCCCCTTCTTCACCCGCAACATCGTGATCCTGACCGACAATGCCGGCAATAGCGGCGTTGGCGAAGTTCCGGGCGGCGAGAAAATTCGCCAGACGCTGGAGGATGCCCGCGAACTGATCGTGGGCAAGGGTATCGGCACCTATGCCAATATACTCAACGTCATGCGCACGACCTTTGCCGACCGGGATTCAGGCGGCCGTGGCCTGCAAACCTTTGACCTGCGCACGACCATTCATGCCGTGACCGCCGTCGAAAGCGCGATGCTCGACCTTCTTGGCCAGCATCTGGGCGTCCCGGTTGCCGCCCTGCTCGGCGAAGGGCAACAGCGCGACAAGGTCGAGATGCTGGGCTATCTCTTCTTCGTGGGCGATCGCAACAAGACCGATCTGCCCTATGGCGACGGATCAGGCGCCACTGACGACTGGACGCGACTGCGCCATGAAGAGGCCCTGACCCCCGAGAGCATCCGTCGCTTCGCTGAGGCCGCCTATGAGCGCTATGGCTTCAAGGATTTCAAGCTGAAGGGCGGCGTCCTGTCCGGCGACGAGGAAATCGAAGCAGTGACCGCCATCGCTCGCCGGTTCCCCGATGCCCGGGTGACGCTGGATCCCAACGGCGCCTGGAGCCTGGAAGAGGCAGTCCGCCTTTGCAAGGGACGCGGCGATGTGCTGGCCTATGCGGAAGACCCTTGCGGCGCCGAAAATGGCTATTCGGGTCGCGAAATCATGGCCGAATTCCGCCGCGCAACCGGCCTGCCCACGGCAACCAACATGATCGCGACCGATTGGCGGCAGATGGCGCATGCTCTGGCGCTCCAGTCTGTCGACATTCCACTTGCCGATCCACACTTCTGGACGATGCAGGGCTCGGTCCGGGTCGCACAGACCTGCCGCGACTGGGGCCTGACCTGGGGGTCGCACTCCAACAATCATTTCGACATTTCGCTCGCCATGTTCACCCATGTCGGCGCAGCAGCGCCCGGCAAGGTGACGGCGATCGACACGCACTGGATCTGGCAGGACGGCCAGAACCTGACCCGAGAGCCCCTCAAGATCGAGGGTGGCCTGGTTGCGGTTCCTGAACGACCGGGCCTCGGGATCGAACTCGACATGGATGCGGTCGAGGCAGCCCATCAACTCTACAAAAAATATGGCCTGGGCGCGCGCGACGACGCGATGGCGATGCAATATCTGGTCCCGAACTGGACCTTTGACAACAAGAAGCCCTGCCTGGTCCGCTAA
- a CDS encoding carbohydrate porin gives MSISLIPLLLMGAGAAEAATEAKDVPPQPAATSSPTLPAPPEKPRAASEGGGEDGGGRGRLLGDWGGLRSTLVDAGIIPSLVYTAHTVTNVRGGTQSKFMNAGQFVAGLRFDLDKIADLPGTFQLGIVKRYGESFNQKSGINALVNPMSIQGRGETFRISQLWYRTKIGKLDVKLGRMFLNEDFNPGRCDFISGYFCLGENTRSNSTIWPTSPVSMWAARLQYAVRKDVTVKGAVYQYNPKNLNMERNFYIGWKGATGIVAPFEINYTPRFDGKAGNYAIGLFYSNADMNDPILNSDHQLRAVYGGTPLIRHNEWGAYFNARQTVRKAAADGSGRLDIFLNGSFLSEQSTPNNSAIAMGLSYTGLIPGRPRDELGLAFGRGRVNDRITDAARYINDNGLGHQPVRTAEYVAEAYYGIGVLPGFTIQPDIQFIFQPRGDPGERNAILLGARTQVSF, from the coding sequence ATGAGCATTTCCCTTATCCCCCTGCTCCTGATGGGCGCAGGCGCGGCGGAAGCCGCCACTGAAGCGAAGGATGTCCCGCCGCAACCCGCCGCAACTTCCTCCCCCACATTGCCGGCGCCGCCCGAAAAGCCGCGAGCGGCGAGTGAAGGCGGTGGCGAGGACGGCGGCGGTCGCGGCCGGCTATTGGGCGACTGGGGTGGCCTGCGCAGCACGCTTGTCGATGCCGGCATCATACCGAGCCTGGTCTACACCGCCCACACCGTCACCAATGTCCGCGGCGGCACCCAATCAAAGTTCATGAACGCGGGGCAGTTCGTCGCAGGCCTGCGCTTCGACCTCGACAAGATCGCCGACCTGCCGGGGACATTCCAACTGGGCATCGTCAAGCGCTATGGTGAGAGCTTCAACCAGAAAAGCGGCATCAATGCCCTGGTCAATCCCATGTCGATCCAGGGGCGCGGCGAAACCTTTCGCATCAGCCAGCTCTGGTATCGCACGAAGATCGGCAAGCTCGACGTGAAACTTGGCCGCATGTTCCTCAACGAGGATTTCAATCCGGGCCGCTGCGACTTCATCAGCGGCTATTTCTGCCTTGGCGAGAACACACGTTCCAACTCGACCATCTGGCCCACCAGCCCGGTCAGCATGTGGGCCGCAAGGTTGCAATATGCCGTGCGCAAGGACGTGACGGTCAAGGGCGCGGTCTACCAATATAATCCCAAGAATCTCAATATGGAGCGCAACTTCTATATCGGCTGGAAAGGCGCGACGGGCATCGTTGCGCCGTTCGAGATCAATTATACCCCGCGCTTCGACGGCAAGGCCGGCAACTATGCCATTGGTCTATTCTACTCCAACGCCGACATGAATGACCCTATCCTCAACAGCGATCATCAGCTTCGAGCCGTCTATGGCGGCACGCCGCTGATCCGCCACAATGAATGGGGCGCCTATTTCAATGCCCGACAGACCGTCCGCAAGGCAGCCGCCGACGGATCGGGGCGGCTCGACATCTTCCTCAACGGTTCCTTCCTGTCTGAACAATCCACGCCCAACAACAGCGCGATCGCAATGGGCCTAAGCTATACCGGCCTCATACCCGGCCGCCCGCGTGACGAGCTTGGCCTGGCATTCGGCCGCGGCCGCGTGAACGACCGGATCACCGATGCGGCCCGATATATCAACGATAACGGCCTTGGCCATCAGCCCGTCCGCACCGCCGAATATGTGGCTGAAGCCTATTATGGCATCGGCGTTCTGCCAGGTTTCACGATCCAACCCGACATCCAGTTCATCTTCCAGCCGCGGGGCGATCCGGGTGAACGCAATGCCATATTGCTGGGCGCCAGAACCCAAGTCAGCTTCTGA
- a CDS encoding 2-hydroxyacid dehydrogenase: protein MVPVVTNGSLSPWLHEGLSARHAIHRLDELPHAIRMEAPILVTTGVAGADASIMDALPALRLIAVHGVGVDAVDLDHARRRGIAVTNTPDVLTDDVADMAVLLLLSTARRAMLNDATVRRGGWTSPSGRRVSGMRIGILGLGRIGGAIARRLEGFGCDISYHNRRSLPDCPYAYRDSPADLARECDAMIIAASGGGECLVDGAVLDALGPDGFLINIGRGSTVDETALIDALEQGRIAGAGLDVFASEPHVPTRLIALDTVVLQPHQASATIETRVAMADLVLRNIANFLANAPLDTPV, encoded by the coding sequence ATGGTCCCTGTCGTCACCAATGGTTCGCTGTCACCCTGGCTGCATGAGGGGCTGTCGGCGCGCCATGCTATCCACAGGCTAGACGAGCTTCCACACGCGATCCGCATGGAAGCCCCCATATTGGTGACCACCGGCGTCGCAGGGGCCGACGCATCGATCATGGATGCATTACCGGCCTTGCGCCTGATTGCCGTCCACGGCGTGGGAGTGGACGCCGTCGACCTCGACCATGCCCGCCGGCGCGGCATAGCTGTCACGAACACGCCAGACGTGCTGACAGACGATGTCGCGGACATGGCGGTCCTGCTGCTGCTGTCGACGGCCCGGCGGGCGATGCTCAATGATGCAACGGTGCGCCGGGGCGGCTGGACCAGCCCATCGGGCCGGCGCGTCAGCGGCATGCGAATAGGTATATTGGGCCTGGGCAGGATCGGTGGCGCAATCGCACGCAGGCTGGAAGGCTTTGGCTGCGATATTTCCTATCACAACCGCCGGTCGCTGCCCGATTGTCCCTATGCCTATCGTGACAGCCCAGCTGATCTGGCCCGAGAATGCGACGCCATGATCATCGCAGCGTCTGGCGGAGGCGAGTGCCTGGTCGACGGCGCGGTGCTGGATGCGCTGGGCCCGGATGGCTTTCTCATCAATATCGGGCGCGGTTCAACCGTCGACGAGACCGCACTGATCGACGCCCTCGAACAGGGCCGGATTGCCGGCGCTGGCCTCGATGTTTTTGCAAGCGAACCTCATGTGCCCACGCGCCTCATCGCCCTCGATACCGTTGTTCTGCAGCCCCATCAGGCCAGCGCGACGATCGAAACACGCGTGGCGATGGCCGATCTGGTCCTGCGCAATATCGCCAATTTTCTCGCAAACGCCCCCCTGGACACGCCCGTCTGA
- a CDS encoding L-talarate/galactarate dehydratase, translating to MFEKRIIPANPLQAGFPADAATLDRIKSVKVSLAFLPLKRPISDAKVLTGRQKPLTEVAFLFAEIETEGGYSGLGISYSKRAGGPGLYAHAREIAGNLIGEDPSDIARLWTKLAWAGASVGRSGLATQAIAAFDIALWDMKAKRAGLPLAKLIGAHKDTVRCYNTSGGFLSSPIEEVLENCQASVASGIGGIKLKVGQPDPMEDLRRVAAVREQLGDFPLMVDANQQWDRPTALRIGRIMEQFNLVWIEEPLDAYDAQGHAQLAAALDTPIASGEMLSSAQEHLELVQLDAVDFIQPDAPRVGGITQFLKIMTMAEQKHMKLAPHFFMELHIHLAAAYPHDSWVEHFDWLEPLFNERLELKDGRMVVPPRPGIGISLSDQAHAWTVSSETITA from the coding sequence ATGTTTGAAAAGCGCATCATTCCCGCCAACCCCCTACAGGCAGGATTTCCTGCTGATGCAGCCACGCTGGACCGGATAAAGTCGGTAAAGGTCAGCCTGGCGTTCTTGCCGCTCAAGCGCCCGATCAGCGATGCCAAGGTGCTGACCGGCCGCCAGAAGCCGCTGACCGAGGTTGCGTTCCTGTTCGCCGAAATCGAAACCGAAGGCGGATATTCGGGGCTTGGCATCAGCTATTCCAAGCGAGCAGGTGGCCCTGGCCTTTACGCCCATGCGCGTGAAATTGCTGGAAATCTGATTGGCGAGGATCCCAGCGACATCGCCCGGCTTTGGACAAAACTGGCCTGGGCCGGGGCGTCGGTCGGCCGTAGCGGTCTGGCCACCCAAGCGATCGCAGCGTTCGACATCGCGCTGTGGGACATGAAGGCGAAGCGCGCCGGACTGCCGCTGGCCAAGCTGATCGGCGCCCACAAGGATACGGTCCGCTGCTACAACACATCGGGCGGTTTCCTGTCCTCACCGATCGAGGAGGTCCTGGAAAACTGCCAGGCTTCGGTTGCTTCCGGCATTGGCGGCATCAAGCTCAAGGTCGGCCAGCCCGACCCGATGGAGGATCTTCGCCGGGTTGCCGCGGTTCGCGAGCAACTGGGCGATTTTCCGCTCATGGTGGATGCGAACCAGCAATGGGACCGCCCGACTGCGCTGCGCATCGGGCGCATCATGGAACAGTTCAACCTCGTCTGGATTGAAGAGCCGCTCGACGCCTATGATGCGCAGGGCCATGCCCAGCTTGCCGCAGCCCTGGATACGCCGATCGCGTCCGGGGAGATGCTGTCATCAGCGCAGGAGCATCTCGAACTGGTGCAGCTCGATGCGGTCGATTTCATCCAGCCCGACGCGCCCCGCGTGGGCGGCATCACCCAGTTCCTCAAGATCATGACGATGGCTGAGCAGAAGCATATGAAGCTTGCGCCGCATTTCTTCATGGAACTGCATATCCACCTTGCGGCGGCCTATCCGCATGATAGCTGGGTCGAGCATTTCGACTGGCTGGAGCCGCTTTTCAACGAGCGGCTGGAACTCAAGGATGGGCGCATGGTCGTGCCGCCGCGTCCGGGTATCGGCATTTCGCTGAGCGATCAGGCCCATGCCTGGACGGTGTCGAGCGAAACCATCACCGCCTGA
- a CDS encoding LysR family transcriptional regulator, translated as MFDHAQLRSFLILGQLRHFGQAARELLITQPALTRRIQQLESDVGVPLFHREGRRITLTAAGIAFLPKVQLLLADMEEARRSAQKAAGTLAGTITVGFDGAASYTLIPRLIQRTIRDWPGVAFKFVELSSSEQMREVAFHRLDIGFVRPLPHEADIVNQCIFSEPLALAVPAGHRLAVKRKLKIADLDDEAFVGYSEAGLYLRDLIAGILDRAGAVPRVIQSMKRTHSILALVSTGMGVAIVPAGSASASFDNIVFKSLSLDERAEWHACRHVRPTNALTQPLIELLGT; from the coding sequence ATGTTCGACCATGCTCAACTCCGTTCATTCCTGATCCTGGGGCAGCTAAGGCATTTCGGGCAAGCGGCGCGCGAATTGCTGATTACCCAACCGGCGCTGACCCGCCGGATCCAACAGTTAGAAAGCGATGTCGGCGTCCCGTTGTTCCACCGCGAAGGCCGGAGGATCACCCTGACGGCCGCAGGCATCGCATTTCTTCCCAAGGTGCAGTTACTGTTGGCCGACATGGAAGAGGCGAGACGGTCGGCGCAAAAGGCTGCCGGGACATTGGCAGGTACGATCACCGTGGGTTTCGACGGGGCCGCATCCTACACGCTCATTCCGCGCCTCATTCAACGGACGATCCGGGACTGGCCTGGAGTAGCCTTCAAATTTGTCGAGCTGAGTTCTTCGGAGCAAATGCGAGAGGTGGCGTTCCACCGACTGGATATTGGCTTCGTGCGGCCGCTCCCGCACGAAGCGGACATCGTCAATCAATGCATATTCAGCGAACCGCTGGCCCTTGCCGTGCCTGCTGGTCACCGACTGGCCGTCAAGCGCAAATTGAAAATCGCCGATTTGGACGATGAGGCGTTTGTCGGATATTCCGAGGCCGGCCTCTACTTGCGGGACCTGATCGCCGGGATATTGGATCGTGCAGGCGCAGTGCCGCGGGTCATCCAGAGCATGAAGAGAACGCATTCCATTCTGGCGCTCGTCAGTACCGGAATGGGGGTGGCGATCGTGCCCGCCGGCAGCGCCAGCGCGTCGTTTGACAATATCGTCTTCAAGTCCTTGTCCCTCGATGAGCGGGCGGAATGGCATGCCTGCCGCCATGTCCGTCCGACCAACGCGCTCACGCAGCCCTTAATCGAACTTCTGGGGACCTGA
- a CDS encoding IS256 family transposase, with amino-acid sequence MTDDRMALVELIEQGADSDLVRDMLAFAAERMMDLEIEARTGAAAGSRSPARLNHRNGYRERGWDTRAGRIELAIPKLRKGSYFPSFLEPRRTAEKALAAVIQEAYVHGVSTRSVDDLVKAMGASGVSKSQVSRLVAEIDERVNAFLQRPIEGEWPYLWIDATYLKVREGGRIVSTAAIIAVGVNTDGRREVLGVATGPSEAEPFWKAFLRSLADRGLRGVKLVIADDHKGLRAAASKVFAASQQRCRVHWMRNALAHAAPKQRPAVIAMIKTIFAQETAEAAHQQWEQVADALREKFPKLADMMAGSREDVLAYMTFPKEHWAQIASTNPLERVNKEIKRRADVIGIFPNDAAVVRLVGALMLEQNDEWAVSRRYMTLETLGSVSHNPIVSLPALAA; translated from the coding sequence ATGACCGACGACAGAATGGCCCTTGTTGAGCTGATTGAGCAAGGGGCAGACAGCGATTTGGTGCGCGATATGCTGGCATTTGCCGCCGAGCGCATGATGGATCTGGAGATTGAGGCCAGAACGGGTGCGGCTGCGGGCAGTCGCAGCCCGGCGCGGCTCAACCACCGCAACGGCTATCGCGAACGGGGCTGGGACACTCGGGCCGGCCGGATCGAGCTGGCGATCCCCAAGCTCAGGAAGGGCAGTTACTTCCCGAGCTTCCTTGAGCCACGCCGCACGGCTGAGAAGGCGTTGGCGGCGGTGATCCAGGAAGCCTACGTCCACGGTGTCTCGACTCGCTCGGTCGACGATCTGGTCAAGGCGATGGGCGCCAGCGGCGTCTCGAAGAGCCAGGTGAGCCGTCTGGTGGCCGAGATCGACGAACGGGTGAACGCCTTCCTGCAGCGGCCGATCGAGGGCGAGTGGCCCTACCTGTGGATCGACGCCACCTACCTCAAGGTCCGCGAGGGCGGGCGGATCGTCTCGACGGCGGCGATAATCGCCGTCGGCGTCAACACCGATGGTCGGCGCGAGGTTCTGGGCGTTGCCACCGGCCCTTCAGAAGCGGAACCCTTCTGGAAAGCCTTCCTGCGCTCGCTCGCCGACCGGGGACTTCGCGGGGTAAAGCTGGTCATCGCGGACGACCACAAGGGGTTGCGCGCCGCCGCCAGCAAGGTGTTCGCCGCGAGCCAGCAACGCTGCCGGGTCCACTGGATGCGCAATGCGCTGGCACATGCCGCGCCCAAGCAGCGACCGGCAGTCATCGCCATGATCAAGACGATCTTTGCGCAGGAAACGGCTGAAGCGGCTCACCAGCAATGGGAACAGGTCGCCGATGCCCTGCGCGAGAAGTTCCCGAAGCTGGCCGACATGATGGCCGGATCGCGCGAGGACGTGCTTGCCTACATGACCTTCCCGAAGGAGCACTGGGCGCAGATCGCGTCGACCAACCCGCTGGAAAGGGTGAACAAGGAGATCAAGCGAAGGGCCGATGTCATCGGCATCTTTCCGAATGACGCCGCCGTCGTCCGCCTCGTCGGAGCACTCATGCTGGAACAGAATGATGAGTGGGCGGTGTCACGCCGTTACATGACGCTGGAAACCCTCGGCTCGGTAAGCCATAACCCCATTGTCAGCCTGCCAGCTCTGGCTGCCTGA
- a CDS encoding fumarylacetoacetate hydrolase family protein gives MSLATLSNGQPDGCLIVVSRDARRCLPADGIADTLQQAIERWDSVEPALRRLADRLEQGEGDVLDESRLLAPLPRAWQWLDGSAFPQHGELMQKAFNLPPIETDRPLMYQGLSDRFLSGTQDVRLPSEADGIDFEGEFGVITDAVPMGTSAQDALSHIKLVLLINDWSLRAIAPIEMKTGFGWVQAKPACSVAPFAVTPDELGEAWQDGRVHLPLEVHVNGAWFGNPHGGEMAFGFHELVAHAARTRDLVAGTIIGSGTVSNADYATLGSCCISERRAIEMIEQGKPQTSFLRFGDRVSLVASGNKKSPFGSISQQIVAANF, from the coding sequence ATGAGCCTTGCCACCCTCAGCAACGGCCAGCCGGACGGCTGCCTGATCGTCGTCTCCCGCGATGCGCGTCGCTGCCTGCCTGCGGACGGCATTGCTGACACGCTGCAGCAGGCGATCGAGCGATGGGACAGCGTCGAACCGGCGCTGCGCCGGCTGGCCGACCGGCTGGAACAGGGGGAAGGCGATGTGCTGGACGAAAGCCGGCTGCTCGCCCCCCTGCCCCGCGCCTGGCAATGGCTCGACGGTTCCGCTTTCCCGCAGCATGGCGAGCTGATGCAGAAGGCGTTCAACCTGCCGCCGATCGAGACCGACCGGCCGCTCATGTATCAGGGCCTGTCCGATCGCTTCCTGTCCGGAACGCAGGATGTGCGACTTCCCAGCGAAGCTGACGGGATCGATTTCGAGGGCGAGTTCGGCGTCATTACCGATGCCGTGCCGATGGGCACCAGCGCACAGGACGCGCTATCGCATATCAAGCTGGTCCTGCTCATCAACGACTGGTCGCTGCGCGCGATCGCGCCGATCGAGATGAAGACCGGGTTCGGCTGGGTTCAGGCCAAGCCGGCTTGTTCAGTGGCGCCCTTTGCGGTCACGCCCGATGAACTGGGCGAGGCCTGGCAGGACGGCCGCGTCCACCTTCCGCTGGAGGTTCATGTCAACGGCGCCTGGTTCGGAAATCCCCATGGCGGCGAAATGGCATTCGGCTTTCACGAGCTTGTCGCCCATGCCGCCCGCACGCGCGATCTGGTTGCAGGCACCATCATCGGGTCGGGCACCGTGTCCAATGCCGATTATGCAACGCTCGGCTCCTGCTGCATCTCCGAACGCCGCGCGATCGAGATGATCGAGCAAGGTAAACCCCAAACATCTTTCCTCAGATTCGGCGATCGCGTTTCGCTTGTCGCATCTGGAAACAAGAAATCCCCTTTCGGCAGCATCAGCCAACAGATCGTCGCCGCCAATTTCTGA
- a CDS encoding cyclase family protein, producing MTRRFVDLSIMLCNDVVSDPPFLKPEITYQTHADTAHELAMFFPGVTAQDTPDGAGFAASEWVKLTTHSGTHLDAPYHFHPTMDGRDGEPQRSITIDEVPLEWCFQPGVKLDFRHFPDGYVVTATDVEAELGRIGHSLQPLDIVLVNTAAGTALGQPDYVNRGCGMGYEATIYLTERGVRVTGTDAWSWDAPFSYTAQKVKETGDTSLIWEGHKAGRDIGYCHLEKLHNLESLPGHGFMVSCFPHKIKGASAGWTRAVAIFEE from the coding sequence ATGACCCGCCGCTTCGTCGATCTGTCGATCATGCTGTGCAACGATGTGGTCAGCGACCCGCCGTTTCTGAAGCCCGAAATCACCTATCAGACCCATGCCGACACCGCGCATGAGCTGGCGATGTTCTTCCCCGGCGTCACGGCGCAGGACACGCCCGACGGCGCCGGTTTCGCGGCATCCGAATGGGTGAAGCTGACCACCCATAGCGGCACGCATCTAGACGCGCCCTATCATTTCCATCCGACCATGGACGGCCGCGACGGCGAACCGCAGCGATCGATCACGATCGACGAGGTGCCGCTGGAATGGTGTTTCCAGCCCGGCGTGAAGCTCGACTTCCGCCATTTCCCCGATGGCTATGTCGTCACCGCCACCGATGTCGAAGCGGAACTGGGCCGCATCGGCCACAGCCTCCAGCCGCTCGACATCGTGCTGGTCAACACCGCGGCCGGCACGGCGCTGGGCCAGCCCGATTATGTCAATCGCGGCTGCGGCATGGGATACGAGGCGACCATCTACCTGACCGAGCGGGGCGTGCGCGTCACCGGCACCGATGCCTGGTCCTGGGATGCGCCGTTCAGCTATACCGCGCAGAAGGTGAAGGAAACCGGCGACACCTCGCTGATCTGGGAAGGGCACAAGGCCGGCCGCGACATCGGCTATTGCCACCTGGAAAAGCTGCACAATCTGGAAAGCCTGCCCGGCCATGGCTTCATGGTCAGTTGCTTCCCGCACAAGATCAAGGGCGCGTCGGCCGGCTGGACCCGCGCGGTCGCAATCTTCGAGGAATAG
- a CDS encoding alpha/beta hydrolase family protein: protein MALFEYFPNYIWNLSVAIAMESGAQLGEIIDMCKPIRDAADSGADAGTPMFMKAWAAMGDKLLELAAQDEAQGRLFSASNKMERAALYLITAERMQGHGAPGREATYAKARAAFDRSTVLGRINRERVEIPLATGTMPALLTRAQGEGRKPVVVFCNGLDSCKELLYWTRLPQELARRGISTLCVDQPGSGEALRLQNLPVDPHSESWASKAVDWLEQQPDVDGRAIGLTGISLGGHFAPRAVAYEPRFASGAVWGANHNWREVQDKRMAREGENPVPHYWAHVHWAFGAKDQADFLAKSEAMNLNGHMDRIKVPFLVTHGAQDRQISVDYADDLYDQLINSPRREKRIFTPREGGVEHVGADNMAYGRDCIADWFAETLGGETA, encoded by the coding sequence GTGGCACTGTTCGAATATTTCCCCAACTATATCTGGAACCTGTCGGTCGCGATCGCGATGGAATCGGGCGCGCAGCTCGGCGAGATCATCGACATGTGCAAGCCGATCCGCGACGCCGCCGACAGCGGCGCCGATGCGGGCACGCCCATGTTCATGAAGGCCTGGGCTGCGATGGGCGACAAGCTGCTGGAACTGGCGGCGCAGGATGAGGCGCAGGGCCGGCTCTTCTCCGCCTCCAACAAGATGGAACGCGCCGCGCTCTATCTGATCACCGCCGAGCGGATGCAGGGCCATGGCGCGCCGGGCCGGGAGGCGACTTATGCCAAGGCACGCGCAGCCTTTGACCGGTCGACGGTATTGGGCCGGATCAATCGCGAGCGGGTCGAGATACCGCTGGCGACGGGAACAATGCCCGCCCTCTTAACCCGCGCGCAGGGCGAGGGAAGAAAGCCGGTCGTGGTCTTCTGCAACGGGCTCGATAGCTGCAAGGAACTGCTCTACTGGACGCGCCTGCCGCAGGAACTGGCGCGGCGTGGCATTTCCACGCTCTGCGTCGACCAGCCCGGCTCAGGCGAAGCATTGCGGCTCCAGAATCTGCCCGTCGATCCGCACAGCGAAAGCTGGGCCAGCAAGGCGGTCGACTGGCTGGAACAGCAACCCGATGTCGATGGCCGGGCGATCGGCCTGACCGGCATTTCGCTGGGCGGACATTTCGCGCCGCGCGCCGTCGCCTATGAACCGCGCTTTGCCAGCGGCGCGGTCTGGGGCGCCAACCATAATTGGCGCGAAGTGCAGGACAAGCGCATGGCGCGCGAGGGCGAAAACCCCGTCCCCCATTATTGGGCGCATGTCCATTGGGCGTTCGGGGCGAAGGATCAGGCGGACTTCCTGGCCAAATCCGAAGCGATGAACCTCAATGGCCATATGGATCGCATCAAGGTGCCCTTCCTGGTCACCCATGGCGCGCAGGATCGCCAGATCAGTGTCGATTATGCCGACGATCTCTATGATCAGCTCATCAATTCCCCCCGCCGCGAAAAGAGGATCTTCACGCCGCGCGAAGGCGGTGTCGAACATGTCGGCGCGGACAATATGGCCTATGGCCGCGACTGCATCGCCGACTGGTTCGCCGAAACGCTGGGAGGCGAGACCGCATGA
- a CDS encoding VOC family protein, translating into MSRVTEIRYVGYAVPDLEAERAFYADQWKLVAAGEKDGMVHFAADGGEEAYVVRLRAAADKRIDVIALAADSRADVDALHDRIAASGARIISAPHDLDTLGGGYGFRFFSPDGLPFEISSDVARRAPRAIAQWEGVPQRISHIVLHSPNHQALVQWFCDVLGFKVSDWLGDFMCFLRCNGAHHRLAILPGPPCLNHVAYDMPSVDDMMVGINRLRQKGTDIRWGPGRHTAGNNTFSYFTTPAGFAVEYTSELEYVDFERHEPKVHVPGPKVMDQWGIGVGGPQTMPHPEPDKGLFQAAEV; encoded by the coding sequence ATGAGCCGCGTCACCGAAATCCGCTATGTCGGCTATGCCGTGCCCGATCTGGAGGCCGAACGCGCCTTTTATGCCGACCAGTGGAAGCTGGTCGCGGCAGGCGAAAAGGATGGCATGGTCCATTTCGCAGCCGATGGCGGCGAGGAAGCCTATGTCGTGCGGCTGCGTGCCGCGGCCGACAAGCGCATCGACGTGATCGCGCTGGCGGCCGACAGCCGGGCCGATGTCGACGCCCTGCATGATCGGATCGCGGCATCGGGCGCGCGGATCATATCCGCCCCGCACGATCTCGACACGCTGGGCGGCGGCTATGGCTTCCGCTTCTTCTCGCCCGACGGCCTGCCGTTCGAGATTTCGAGCGATGTCGCCCGGCGCGCGCCCCGCGCCATCGCGCAATGGGAAGGCGTGCCGCAGCGGATCAGCCATATCGTGCTGCACTCGCCGAACCATCAGGCTCTGGTGCAGTGGTTCTGCGACGTGCTGGGCTTCAAGGTGTCGGACTGGCTGGGCGATTTCATGTGCTTCCTGCGCTGCAACGGCGCGCACCACCGCCTCGCCATCCTGCCCGGACCGCCCTGCCTCAACCATGTCGCCTATGACATGCCGAGCGTCGATGACATGATGGTCGGCATCAACCGGCTGCGGCAGAAGGGCACCGACATTCGCTGGGGACCGGGGCGCCACACGGCCGGGAACAATACGTTCAGCTACTTCACCACGCCGGCAGGCTTTGCGGTCGAATATACGTCCGAGCTGGAATATGTGGATTTCGAGCGCCATGAACCCAAGGTCCATGTGCCCGGCCCCAAGGTGATGGACCAGTGGGGCATCGGCGTCGGCGGCCCCCAGACCATGCCCCATCCCGAGCCCGACAAGGGCCTGTTCCAGGCTGCAGAAGTTTGA